Proteins encoded in a region of the Triticum dicoccoides isolate Atlit2015 ecotype Zavitan chromosome 3A, WEW_v2.0, whole genome shotgun sequence genome:
- the LOC119269649 gene encoding lysM domain receptor-like kinase 3, which produces MARHSFFFFLLALFLQHLHISVGLSGRSLAAATEQWQPMQCDTASLNPSCSSYLYVTPQGRSLSEIASLFNGSASLTQPIKRRSGSEDLLLRVPCVCDAINDTMSGLFHDTEYKVSPDDTADSINGNFSGLAWNIIPTSNKTITVHLLCGCSSTASEGVVSYTVQPKDTLSNIATLFRSGSREILSLNAGVTDPDFLKEGWVLFIPMGVAETSKRKFGGLPIIITVSISAAIMLLFALTIVLRLRRRSLVPNVEVPKKEMERVPSNTSIAILESRYFPSKRIDDIDPFQTERPVIFSLKAVGEATANFDEKRKIGEGGYGMVYLGFIGTHEIAVKMMKDSKSKEFFAELKVLCKVHHINVVELIGYASGEDHLYLVYEYVQNGSLSEHLHDPLLKGHQPLSWTARTQIATDAARGIEYIHDHTKACYVHRDIKTSNILLDEGLRAKVADFGLVKLVERSDEQDCLATRLVGTPGYLPPESVRELHMTTKSDVYAFGVVLAELITGLRALVRDNKEANKTKSLISTMRKAFKAEDVESSLEGIIDPSLKDNYPIEEVCKLANISMWCLSEDPLDRPEMREIMPMLSRIHLTSIEWEASLGGDCEVFSGVFNGR; this is translated from the exons ATGGCCAGacattccttcttcttcttcctcctcgccttgTTTCTGCAGCACCTCCACATTAGTGTAGGTTTATCTGGAAGGAGTTTAGCAGCAGCAACAGAGCAATGGCAGCCCATGCAGTGCGACACTGCATCGCTCAACCCATCGTGCAGCTCGTACCTTTATGTGACTCCTCAAGGGCGCAGCCTGTCCGAGATAGCCTCCCTCTTCAATGGCAGCGCATCTCTCACCCAGCCCATCAAGCGGCGCTCTGGTTCAGAGGACTTGCTGCTCCGTGTGCCGTGCGTATGTGATGCAATCAATGACACCATGAGCGGTCTCTTCCATGATACTGAATACAAGGTGAGTCCAGACGACACAGCTGACAGCATCAACGGTAACTTCAGTGGGCTTGCGTGGAACATTATTCCTACATCAAACAAGACAATCACGGttcaccttctgtgcggttgttcctCCACGGCATCGGAGGGGGTGGTTTCTTACACAGTCCAGCCTAAAGATACACTGAGCAACATCGCAACCTTGTTCAGATCAGGCTCGAGGGAGATCCTAAGCTTGAATGCGGGGGTCACGGATCCTGATTTTCTTAAGGAAGGTTGGGTCTTGTTCATCCCGATGGGAGTTGCCGAAACTTCTAAAAGAA AGTTTGGCGGTTTACCGATCATAATCACAGTATCAATATCAGCTGCAATTATGCTCCTTTTCGCCCTCACCATTGTACTTCGCCTGAGAAGGAGATCTCTGGTGCCCAATGTTGAAGTACCAAAGAAAGAGATGGAGAGAGTTCCCAGCAACACAAGCATAGCTATCCTAGAGAGCCGTTACTTTCCATCCAAGAGGATTGATG ATATTGATCCATTCCAAACGGAGAGGCCTGTGATTTTCAGCCTGAAAGCGGTTGGAGAGGCCACAGCTAACTTTGATGAGAAGAGGAAGATTGGTGAGGGTGGATATGGCATGGTCTACCTAGGTTTCATAGGAACACAT GAGATTGCAGTTAAGATGATGAAAGACAGCAAATCAAAGGAGTTCTTTGCTGAGCTGAAAGTGCTGTGCAAAGTACATCACATAAATGTG GTTGAGTTGATTGGCTATGCTTCTGGAGAGGATCACCTGTACCTTGTTTATGAGTATGTTCAGAATGGATCACTGAGTGAGCATCTCCATGATCCTTTGCTGAAAG GTCATCAACCTCTCTCATGGACTGCAAGAACACAGATAGCAACGGATGCTGCACGCGGTATCGAGTACATCCATGACCATACAAAGGCCTGCTATGTGCACCGTGACATCAAAACCAGCAATATTCTGCTAGATGAGGGACTAAGAGCTAAA GTTGCGGATTTTGGGCTGGTAAAGCTAGTTGAGCGCAGTGATGAACAAGATTGCCTGGCAACTCGTTTGGTTGGAACGCCAGGCTACCTTCCACCAGA GTCAGTTCGCGAGCTTCACATGACCACGAAGTCCGACGTCTATGCATTTGGAGTAGTTCTTGCAGAACTGATCACTGGTCTCCGTGCACTTGTACGGGACAATAAGGAAGCTAATAAGACAAAGTCACTTATCTCAACT ATGAGGAAAGCTTTCAAAGCAGAAGATGTGGAGAGCTCACTGGAGGGAATCATAGATCCCTCCTTGAAGGACAACTACCCCATAGAAGAAGTGTGTAAG CTGGCAAACATTTCGATGTGGTGCTTGAGTGAGGATCCATTGGACAGGCCTGAGATGAGGGAGATTATGCCAATGCTGTCTCGAATTCATTTGACCTCCATAGAGTGGGAGGCATCACTCGGAGGCGACTGCGAGGTCTTTAGTGGTGTTTTCAATGGTAGATGA